A single window of Rhizobium sp. SL42 DNA harbors:
- a CDS encoding tyrosine phosphatase family protein produces the protein MSLIVVSPLSRIAETAVRHKAREMISLLAVNQDFHRPAVIRADRHLKLGVNDITVAGTGDLIAPQAAHVGQIIDFARSWDRQAPLIVHCWMGVSRSPAAALIASLAVAPEDDDENLANRLRAASPFATPNMLLIEIGDEMLDRGGRLIAAVKAIGRGADADGNTPFVLPLPMRETISR, from the coding sequence ATGAGCCTGATCGTCGTTTCGCCGCTCTCGCGCATCGCGGAAACGGCCGTTCGCCACAAGGCGCGCGAAATGATCAGCCTCTTGGCGGTCAATCAGGATTTCCACCGGCCGGCCGTGATCCGTGCCGACAGGCACCTGAAACTCGGCGTCAATGACATCACGGTTGCCGGCACCGGCGACCTGATCGCGCCGCAGGCGGCGCATGTCGGTCAGATCATCGACTTTGCCCGGTCCTGGGATCGTCAGGCACCGCTGATCGTGCATTGCTGGATGGGCGTGTCGCGCTCGCCGGCCGCAGCCCTGATCGCGAGCCTTGCAGTCGCCCCGGAGGACGATGATGAGAATCTGGCCAACAGATTGCGCGCGGCCTCGCCCTTTGCCACGCCGAACATGCTGCTGATCGAGATCGGCGACGAGATGCTCGACCGGGGCGGCCGATTGATCGCCGCAGTCAAGGCGATCGGGCGCGGCGCCGATGCGGACGGCAATACGCCTTTTGTCTTGCCTTTGCCGATGCGCGAAACCATCAGCCGATGA
- a CDS encoding TIGR02301 family protein translates to MALNNIASKALWPAMAAVVATAVVAAPSSPAFAQYTIEDIIRNAPDPEKPTPYDSRLGRLSEVVGAVHYLRNLCNKQSEPEWRDAIQALIEVETKDEPKRRARLTAAYNRGYRSFASVYTSCTAAAVRAEENYRNEGATLATEITARYGN, encoded by the coding sequence ATGGCGCTGAACAACATCGCCAGCAAGGCCCTTTGGCCAGCCATGGCCGCGGTTGTGGCAACTGCGGTCGTCGCTGCGCCATCGAGCCCGGCGTTTGCGCAATACACGATCGAGGACATTATTCGAAACGCGCCGGATCCGGAAAAACCCACCCCCTATGACAGCAGGCTCGGGCGGCTTTCGGAAGTCGTCGGCGCCGTGCATTACCTGCGTAATCTGTGCAACAAGCAGAGCGAGCCGGAATGGCGGGATGCGATCCAGGCGCTGATCGAAGTCGAGACGAAAGACGAGCCGAAACGGCGGGCACGGCTGACAGCTGCCTATAACAGAGGCTACCGTTCCTTCGCCTCGGTTTACACCTCTTGCACTGCCGCTGCGGTTCGGGCAGAGGAGAACTACCGTAACGAAGGCGCAACACTCGCCACAGAAATTACCGCCCGCTATGGAAATTAA
- the nadC gene encoding carboxylating nicotinate-nucleotide diphosphorylase, producing MTGSLRPELSPLMVDDLVRAALIEDLGRAGDITTYATIGPEKRALAAMNSREHGVVAGLPLARAAFRLLDPALRFEALVADGDRVVPGQPLARVEGPARAVLSAERVALNFLMHLSGVASYTARFADEIAHTSARVTCTRKTLPGLRSVEKYAVRLGGGSNHRYGLDDAILIKDNHIAVSGGVASAILAARAYAGHLVKVEVEVDGLEQMREALAARPDAILLDNMTPDMLREAVEINRKHHGLSVEAYAEIPARIALEASGNVNLQTIKAIAETGVDYISTSKITMAAPTLDIGLDIELE from the coding sequence ATGACCGGCAGCCTTCGTCCCGAACTCTCGCCGCTGATGGTTGACGATCTTGTGCGTGCCGCACTGATTGAAGATCTCGGTCGCGCCGGTGATATCACCACCTATGCGACGATCGGGCCGGAAAAGAGGGCTCTCGCCGCGATGAACAGCCGTGAGCATGGCGTGGTAGCCGGCCTGCCGCTTGCCCGCGCTGCCTTTCGCCTGCTTGATCCAGCGCTCCGCTTCGAGGCGCTTGTCGCCGATGGTGACCGCGTCGTGCCCGGCCAGCCGCTGGCGCGGGTCGAAGGTCCTGCGCGTGCGGTATTGTCTGCGGAGCGCGTCGCGCTGAACTTCCTCATGCATCTCTCCGGCGTTGCAAGCTATACCGCCCGTTTCGCCGATGAGATCGCCCATACCAGCGCCCGTGTGACCTGCACGCGCAAGACCTTGCCGGGACTGCGTTCTGTGGAGAAATATGCGGTGCGGCTCGGCGGCGGTTCGAACCATCGCTACGGCCTGGACGATGCCATCCTGATCAAGGACAACCACATCGCCGTGTCTGGCGGCGTCGCATCGGCGATCCTTGCGGCGCGTGCCTATGCCGGTCATCTGGTCAAGGTCGAGGTGGAGGTCGATGGGCTGGAGCAGATGCGCGAAGCACTGGCGGCCCGGCCCGATGCAATTCTGCTCGACAATATGACCCCGGACATGCTGCGCGAAGCGGTGGAAATCAACCGCAAGCACCACGGCCTGTCCGTGGAAGCCTATGCCGAAATCCCGGCCCGGATTGCCCTGGAAGCGTCCGGCAACGTCAATCTCCAGACCATCAAAGCCATCGCGGAGACGGGTGTCGATTACATCTCGACCTCGAAGATCACCATGGCTGCCCCGACACTCGACATCGGCCTCGATATCGAACTCGAATAA
- a CDS encoding NUDIX hydrolase: MSQARLASSAIVERSGRFLLVRRGNPPAANLFAFPGGRAEPGETPAETALRELQEETGVIGRNPQLFETVELLPEPGVAGSHYLLSVFRVEADDTCVAKAESDAVEAGWFLPAEIFELPVPPSVRECVARLVALRDMSEA, translated from the coding sequence ATGAGCCAAGCTCGTCTTGCCTCCTCAGCGATTGTCGAACGGTCCGGGCGCTTCCTGCTCGTGCGCCGGGGCAATCCGCCGGCAGCCAATCTGTTCGCCTTTCCGGGTGGCCGTGCCGAGCCCGGCGAGACACCGGCGGAAACGGCGTTGCGCGAACTTCAGGAAGAGACCGGCGTGATCGGGCGCAATCCGCAGCTGTTCGAAACAGTAGAACTGCTGCCTGAGCCGGGCGTTGCCGGCAGTCACTATCTGCTCTCGGTCTTTCGCGTCGAGGCTGACGACACCTGTGTCGCCAAGGCGGAAAGCGACGCGGTCGAGGCCGGCTGGTTCCTGCCCGCCGAAATCTTCGAACTCCCCGTTCCGCCGAGCGTGCGTGAGTGCGTGGCGCGGCTGGTCGCCCTTCGCGACATGTCGGAAGCCTGA
- a CDS encoding NUDIX hydrolase, whose protein sequence is MSAAAEIEIGLNAAIVAMAGRSPRLLVVGEHHNALEGLPFGPFDPTRHRTMEMSLRHTVEAQTALDLGYIEQLYTFGDRGRHKMPGDRGPHVVSVGYLALTRMETERAARLEASGAKWRDWYGYLPWEDWRQGRPVVLDQVILPALQHWAEDPVHATAGGPSIARRARLKLAFGLDDFPFDEERVLERYELLYEAGMLDETVLDGRVADRRIASALGIPMRHDHRRIAATALARLRGKIKYRPVVFELMPPEFTLTDLQATVEAISGRHLHKQNFRRLVEGAELVEPTGSTQSATGGRPAALFRFRRQILEERPAPGLKLGGRAGG, encoded by the coding sequence ATGAGCGCTGCGGCCGAGATCGAGATCGGGCTCAATGCGGCTATCGTCGCGATGGCAGGGCGCAGCCCGCGTCTGCTGGTCGTCGGCGAACACCACAATGCACTGGAAGGCCTGCCGTTTGGGCCTTTTGATCCGACCCGGCACCGGACCATGGAAATGTCGCTGCGCCACACGGTCGAGGCCCAGACTGCACTCGATCTCGGCTATATCGAGCAACTCTACACTTTCGGCGATCGCGGGCGGCACAAGATGCCGGGCGATCGCGGGCCGCATGTCGTCTCGGTCGGCTATCTGGCCCTGACCCGCATGGAGACGGAGCGGGCTGCGCGACTGGAGGCGTCCGGGGCAAAATGGCGCGACTGGTATGGCTATCTGCCCTGGGAGGACTGGCGCCAGGGCCGTCCCGTGGTTCTGGATCAGGTCATTCTGCCGGCCCTCCAGCACTGGGCTGAAGACCCCGTGCATGCTACCGCCGGCGGACCATCGATCGCGCGGCGGGCCCGTCTGAAGCTTGCCTTCGGGCTCGATGACTTCCCCTTCGATGAAGAGCGCGTGCTGGAGCGCTATGAACTGCTCTACGAGGCAGGCATGCTGGACGAGACCGTTCTGGACGGTCGCGTGGCGGACCGACGGATCGCCAGCGCGCTCGGCATACCGATGCGCCATGACCACCGGAGGATCGCGGCCACGGCGCTGGCGCGGCTGCGCGGCAAGATCAAGTATCGGCCGGTGGTCTTCGAACTGATGCCGCCGGAATTCACCCTGACCGACCTGCAGGCGACCGTCGAGGCGATTTCGGGCCGACATCTGCACAAGCAGAACTTTCGTCGGCTCGTCGAGGGCGCCGAACTGGTCGAACCGACCGGCTCAACGCAATCCGCAACCGGTGGACGGCCCGCTGCGCTCTTTCGCTTCCGGCGCCAGATTCTCGAAGAAAGACCGGCACCTGGTCTCAAGCTCGGCGGTCGCGCTGGAGGCTGA
- the ygfZ gene encoding CAF17-like 4Fe-4S cluster assembly/insertion protein YgfZ: MPSAFLPDRAFIRISGPDAEPFLQNLITTDLAALEPGVALPGALLTPQGKILFDFLIWRDADNLVIDSRADQQDALIRRLTMYKLRAPVAIEAFGENGATVTWGADTVDAAGVSDHRFALAGVEVRRTAGRLGETGPAGAYDALRILSGVIESGSDYVLQDAFPHDVLLDKSGGVSFKKGCYVGQEVVSRMHHRSTARRRAVIVAGDGPLPQTGSDVTADGKVIGTLGTVAGQRGLAILRIDKAGEAMARGVAILAGQTPITVTLPAWTALTFPSSAEES, translated from the coding sequence ATGCCTTCAGCTTTCCTGCCCGACCGCGCCTTCATCCGGATCAGCGGTCCGGATGCCGAGCCCTTTCTTCAAAACCTGATCACCACGGACCTTGCCGCCCTCGAGCCGGGTGTCGCGCTGCCCGGCGCGCTCCTGACGCCGCAGGGAAAGATCCTCTTCGACTTCCTGATCTGGCGTGACGCCGATAATCTGGTGATCGACAGCCGGGCCGATCAGCAGGATGCGCTGATCCGTCGGCTTACAATGTACAAGCTGCGTGCACCTGTCGCGATCGAAGCTTTCGGCGAGAATGGCGCAACCGTGACCTGGGGCGCGGATACCGTGGATGCAGCCGGCGTTTCCGACCACCGCTTTGCCCTGGCAGGTGTAGAGGTTCGCCGCACTGCAGGCCGGCTCGGAGAAACCGGCCCCGCCGGTGCCTATGATGCCCTGCGCATCCTGAGCGGCGTCATTGAATCAGGCAGCGACTATGTCCTGCAGGATGCCTTTCCGCATGACGTGCTGCTCGACAAATCCGGCGGCGTCTCGTTCAAGAAGGGCTGTTACGTTGGCCAGGAAGTGGTGTCGCGCATGCATCACCGCTCGACGGCGCGCCGCCGCGCGGTGATTGTTGCGGGCGACGGTCCCCTGCCGCAAACGGGCAGCGACGTGACGGCCGATGGCAAGGTGATCGGCACGCTCGGCACCGTTGCCGGACAACGCGGACTGGCGATCCTGCGCATCGACAAGGCCGGTGAGGCCATGGCCAGGGGTGTGGCGATTCTTGCCGGGCAGACACCGATCACCGTCACCCTGCCCGCATGGACCGCGCTGACATTTCCGAGCAGCGCGGAGGAGAGCTGA
- a CDS encoding HD family hydrolase: MALADTVSGRAWQRMLSGRRLDLLDPSPLDVEISDIAHGLARVARWNGQTSGDHAFSVAQHSLIVEDIFRRSNPKATLDDLLVALLHDAPEYVIGDMISPFKAVVGGGYKVVEKRLEGAIHLRFGLPAHPKTALKDQIKKADIVCAYFEATVLAGFSEAEARKYFGQPRGFTRDMLAIDPLPAFQAQAKFLERFEALEAQRASVGMVAK, from the coding sequence ATGGCGCTTGCCGATACCGTTTCGGGACGTGCCTGGCAGCGGATGCTTTCGGGGCGCCGCCTAGACCTCCTCGATCCTTCGCCGCTCGACGTGGAAATCTCCGACATTGCCCATGGCCTCGCCCGCGTCGCCCGCTGGAACGGCCAGACTTCGGGCGATCACGCCTTTTCAGTCGCCCAGCACAGCCTGATCGTCGAGGATATCTTTCGTCGCTCGAACCCCAAGGCGACATTGGACGATCTGCTGGTCGCCCTGCTGCATGACGCGCCGGAATATGTCATCGGCGACATGATCTCGCCGTTCAAGGCCGTGGTCGGCGGCGGCTACAAGGTTGTCGAGAAGCGGCTCGAAGGCGCCATCCATCTGCGTTTCGGTCTTCCGGCGCATCCTAAGACTGCACTGAAGGATCAGATCAAGAAGGCCGACATTGTCTGCGCCTATTTCGAGGCGACCGTGCTTGCCGGCTTCTCCGAGGCCGAGGCGCGCAAGTATTTCGGGCAGCCGCGCGGCTTTACCCGTGACATGCTGGCGATCGACCCCTTGCCCGCTTTCCAGGCCCAGGCGAAATTCCTGGAGCGCTTCGAGGCACTGGAGGCGCAACGCGCATCTGTCGGCATGGTGGCGAAATGA
- a CDS encoding EF-hand domain-containing protein, with product MTSITSMSGSGTAGSTLSISSLDTNGDGVVSAEELEAAKPSRTQDPTVESENAATGMASQLTSSLITMLLESRAGQAEGNHQPSEHARDLFATIDADADGTVTQEEFVTGRPADMSEEEAISLFSAADREGLGSLTEAQFVEAFEVSGPPMAAPPVADAQSGDDGSTISLLDVLDEMQRVIDAYRENADVSSEIDPA from the coding sequence ATGACGAGTATTACATCTATGTCGGGCAGCGGAACCGCTGGCTCAACTCTCTCTATTTCCAGCCTCGATACGAATGGCGACGGTGTCGTCAGCGCCGAGGAACTCGAAGCGGCCAAGCCTTCCCGAACGCAGGATCCGACGGTCGAGAGCGAAAATGCGGCGACCGGCATGGCCTCCCAACTAACCAGCAGCCTGATCACCATGCTGCTCGAGAGCCGTGCCGGCCAGGCGGAAGGTAATCACCAGCCGAGCGAGCATGCACGCGACCTCTTTGCCACCATTGATGCAGACGCCGATGGCACGGTGACGCAGGAGGAATTCGTCACTGGACGGCCTGCTGACATGAGCGAGGAAGAGGCGATCAGCCTGTTTTCTGCCGCCGACCGCGAGGGCCTGGGCTCTCTGACCGAGGCTCAGTTCGTTGAGGCTTTTGAGGTCAGCGGACCGCCAATGGCTGCGCCGCCGGTAGCAGATGCGCAATCCGGCGATGACGGCTCGACGATCAGTCTTCTCGACGTTCTCGACGAGATGCAGAGGGTGATCGACGCCTACCGAGAGAATGCCGACGTTTCGTCGGAAATCGATCCGGCCTGA